A section of the Primulina eburnea isolate SZY01 chromosome 1, ASM2296580v1, whole genome shotgun sequence genome encodes:
- the LOC140804426 gene encoding uncharacterized protein, which produces MSSRFQAAVLVSAPCYPNAVAWSEENLVAVSSGSLVTILHLSLNIEIAQVQKYPGIQSVLAEFLVDQEFWAVKLFSKPSGAGCRGVISVLPSKPFSIGVINAGGIDFLSGCLLPMHVSRDTRPCVRSISWSPAGHASNAGCLLAVCTTGGRVKLYRFPFCDFSAEWNEVMDISEMMYNYLSKLNFGESQIISSESLDVIGSRDNAEYECPNEPPIKECNVQLITAQQYASRNAMLTPLIVAWSPILRTSEDWVSIPHNSSGCCSILATGLKCGLISFWRIDAPESYSIITPELPCKASNGGFLKAHDTCITSICWALYDSEISKPQLLLATGSSNGRVKIWQVNNKELPKSSETVHASFSLLRETDLRVLHVDSALVSILSFTAPLQTPLNLFLAIGKGSGSFEVWTMNMTSHEFEIIGCYSAHDHIVTGLAWAFDGLCLYSCIQDNSMKAWNLVGKALREIHIPSNTPGLNSSSDVPYVYDSCFGVAVSHGSLAIAVARRFDSDLLNPMYQERTQKAAIEFLWIGGQQLDTSSNICFDIDFGSFPGFPEPSCLPNSRYQTMQTYSAEMVDILFWIQFWHFTTFLSTAFKILPTLSTRKLHLINVIIRHVVLKNDEVSESRNHQDLERFSSAIEEQTNVWKELQLCCENELRRRLVGLYFSAILDLLSDVPTNFCDVGCWRPDEWPQLEHYISLHEKIVEDYLKFLAAKVGKIKKRRESFEYEELCSFCSTIVPFESIEYAICSGVKNGNGVDQTHKLHRCSVSMQLCPAKYSCFACVVKDELQSWHL; this is translated from the exons ATGTCTTCCCGCTTCCAAGCAGCGGTGCTCGTATCAGCGCCTTGTTATCCGAACGCTGTTGCTTGGTCCGAAGAGAATCTGGTGGCGGTCTCTTCTGGTAGCCTCGTTACGATCCTG CATTTGAGTCTCAACATTGAAATTGCTCAAGTTCAGAAGTATCCTGGCATTCAATCTGTTCTAGCTGAGTTTTTAGTTGATCAAGAATTTTGGGCTGTCAAGTTATTCT CTAAACCTTCTGGAGCTGGATGTCGAGGTGTAATTTCTGTTCTCCCAAGCAAGCCTTTTTCCATTGGTGTCATAAATGCTGGAG GGATAGATTTTCTCTCTGGGTGCTTGTTGCCGATGCATGTGTCGCGGGATACACGGCCATGTGTTAGGTCAATTTCCTGGTCTCCTGCAGGTCATGCTAGCAATGCTGG TTGTTTGCTTGCTGTTTGCACAACTGGGGGACGCGTCAAACTTTACCGCTTTCCCTTCTGTGATTTTTCGGCTGAATGGAATGAG GTTATGGACATATCAGAGATGATGTATAATTATCTTTCCAAGCTCAATTTCGGAGAGTCTCAAATTATATCTTCAGAAAGTTTAGAT GTGATAGGGAGTCGAGATAATGCAGAATATGAATGCCCTAATGAGCCACCT ATCAAAGAATGCAATGTTCAACTAATAACGGCACAACAATATGCTTCTCGCAATGCAATGCTGACACCCCTTATTGTGGCTTGGTCGCCGATTCTgaggacatctgaagattgggtTTCTATTCCTCATAACTCCTCGGGCTGCTGCTCTATTCTTGCTACTGGATTGAAATGTGGTCTAATTTCATTCTGGAGAATTGATGCACCAGAGAGTTATTCCATTATTACTCCTGAACTCCCATGTAAAGCATCAAATGGTGGCTTTCTCAAGGCACATGATACATGCATCACATCTATTTGCTGGGCTTTATATGACTCTGAAATTTCAAAACCTCAACTTCTTTTAGCGACGGGAAGTTCTAATGGGAG AGTGAAGATTTGGCAGGTGAATAATAAGGAACTGCCGAAGTCATCTGAAACTGTTCATGCTTCATTTTCTTTGCTGAGGGAG actgatttacgggttctacatgttGATTCAGCACTTGTCTCCATACTTTCATTTACTGCCCCCCTACAAACACCACTAAATTTGTTCCTGGCTATTGGTAAGGGATCTGGATCATTTGAAGTGTGGACCATGAATATGACCAGCcatgaatttgaaataattgGCTGTTATAGTGCGCATGACCACATT GTCACTGGTttagcttgggcttttgatggaCTCTGCTTGTACAGCTGCATCCAG gacaACTCAATGAAAGCGTGGAATTTAGTTGGGAAAGCACTAAGGGAAATACACATTCCTTCAAATACTCCTGGTTTGAATAGCTCCTCAGAT GTTCCATATGTATATGATTCTTGCTTTGGTGTGGCAGTATCTCATGGGAGCTTGGCAATTGCTGTG GCTCGAAGATTTGATTCTGATTTATTAAATCCCATGTACCAGGAAag AACTCAAAAAGCTGCTATCGAGTTCCTTTGGATTGGAGGGCAGCAATTGGACACTTCCTCCAATATATGTTTTGATATTGATTTCGGTTCATTTCCTGGTTTCCCTGAG CCCTCGTGTCTTCCAAACAGTCGATACCAAACAATGCAGACATATTCTGCAGAAATGGTTGACATCTTATTTTGGATCCAATTTTGGCATTTTACTACGTTCTTGTCTACGGCATTTAAAATTTTGCCCACTCTTTCAACCCGTAAGTTGCACCTCATCAATGTAATCATCAGGCATGTTGTGCTTAAAAATGATGAGGTGAGCGAGAGTAGAAATCACCAAGACTTGGAAAGATTCAGTAGTGCCATAGAGGAACAGACAAATGTATGGAAGGAGTTGCAGTTGTGCTGTGAAAATGAACTACGGAGAAGACTTGTTGGTTTATATTTTTCTGCCATTTTAGATCTTCTGTCAGATGTTCCAACAAATTTTTGCGATGTTGGCTGTTGGCGTCCTGATGAATGGCCACAACTGGAGCACTATATCTCACTTCATGAGAAAATTGTCGAGgattatttaaaatttcttgCTGCCAAAGTTGGTAAAATTAAGAAGAG GAGAGAGAGTTTTGAATATGAAGAACTTTGCAGTTTTTGTTCAACAATTGTGCCATTTGAATCAATAGAATACGCCATTTGTTCGGGAGTGAAGAATGGCAATGGAGTTGATCAAACCCATAAGCTACACCGGTGTTCTGTATCTATGCAACTTTGCCCTGCTAAATATTCCTGTTTTGCATGTGTTGTCAAAGACGAGCTTCAAAGTTGGCACCTCTAA